The Sinorhizobium fredii USDA 257 region GATCCGCACGAGACGGAAATATGCTCCAGGCGTGCTCATGCGGTCAGATTTTCCAGCCGGAATGTAACGCTGCGATGCCGCCGGTGTAGTTGGTGAAGGAGACGCGGCCAAAGCCGGCGGTGCGGATCATCGCGGCGAAATCACGCTGGTTCGGGAACTTGCGGATCGATTCGACCAGATACTGGTAGGGCGCGTCGTCGCCGGTGACGAGCTTGCCGAACTTCGGTATCGCGTTGAACGACCAGGCATCGTAGAAGCGGTCCAAGAGCGGCATCTCGACGTCGGAGAATTCGAGCACCAGGAGCCGGCCGCCGCGCTTCAGCACGCGGTGGGCCTCCGCGAGCGCCACCTCGATGCGCGGCACATTGCGAATGCCGAAGGCGATCGTATAGGCATCAAAGGAATTCGCCGCGAAGGGCAGGTCCTCGGCATTCGCCTCGACGAATTCGAGATTGGCGAGGAGCCCCTTCTTGCGGGCCCGTTCGGCGCCGACGGCGAGCATCGAGCCATTGATGTCGAGCACCGTCGCATGCGCCCGGCGGTCGGAGGCTTCGACGATGCGGAAGGCGACATCGCCGGTGCCGCCAGCGACGTCGAGCACCCGGTAGTGCTCCCGGCGCGGCGGGTTGAGCGCGGCGATCATCGCATTCTTCCAGACGCGATGCAGACCGGCCGACATCACGTCGTTCATGATGTCGTAGCGTTTGGCGACCTTGTGGAAGACGTCGTTGACGAGCGGCTGCTTTTCGCCCGTGCCGACTTCGCGGAAACCAAAGGAGGTCTCCATTCCGCCATCGGCCGATACGCGCTCATCCGTCATACGAAAACTCCACTCCAACGAATTTTGCCGGCACCATAGCGAAATCATCCCGCCCGCGCTATCTCAGCGGCGGGATCTGGGCGCGACATAGCGCATCCCTATAGGATATCAATCTGGCTATGGGAATGGCGCGTTCACAGCACTCCGGCGTTGTGCGTCTTTGAGACACACAACGCTCCCTGTAAGAATGTTGCGGACGGAATGAACAAAGAATGAAGGACGACGGCCGATGCCGGAACTGCCTGAGGTCGAAACGGTCAAACGGGGATTGGCGCCGACGATGGAGGGGGCGCTGCTGGTGCGCGCCGAACTGCGCCGGCCGGACCTGCGCTTTCCCTTTCCCGACAATTTCGCCACCGCCATTTCTGGCCGCCGCATCCTCGCGCTGTCGCGTCGGGCCAAATATCTGATGATCGACCTCGAAGGCGGCGATGTGATAGTTGCGCATCTCGGCATGTCCGGGTCGTTCCGCATCGAGGCCGGCGCGGAGCCGACAGTGCCCGGCGAATTCCATCGTCCGCGCAGCAAGGATGAGAAGCACGATCATGTGATCTTCCATCTCGAGGGAGGGTCCGGCCAGACGCGCATCATCTACAACGACCCGCGCCGCTTCGGCTTCATGGACCTGGCGCGGCGCGATACGATCGCCGAGCACGCCTTCTTCCGCGATCTCGGCGAGGAGCCGACTGGCAATGCGCTCGACGCCGCTTATCTGGCTGTCCGGTTCACCGGAAAGTCGCAGCCGCTGAAGACGGCGCTGCTGGACCAGAGGACGATCGCTGGCCTCGGCAATATCTATGTGTGCGAGGCGCTGTGGCGATCGGGCTTGTCGCCGAACAGGGCTGCCGGAACGCTGGTCGACAAGCGCGGACGCCCGAAGCAGGCCTTGTTCGCGCTTGTGGAGGCGATCCGCGCTGTGATTGCCGACGCGATCGCTGCCGGTGGCTCGTCGCTCAAGGACCATATTCAGGCAGATGGCAGCCTCGGCTATTTCCAGCATGCCTTTTCCGTCTACGATCGGGAGGGCGAGGCTTGCCGTACGCTGGACTGCGGCGGTACGGTCGCCCGCATCGTTCAGGCAGGGCGTTCGACCTTCCATTGCCCGCGCTGCCAGAAATAGAGCTTGCCGCAATCGAGATCGAAGTGGAGGAGACGACATGAGTTACGAGACGCTGCTGGTCGAAACGCGCGGGCGCGTCGGCCTGATCACCCTCAATCGGCCGCAGGCGCTGAATGCGCTGAATTCGACCCTGATGCGCGAGCTTGACGCGGCGTTGAAAACCTTCGATGCGGACAAGGGCGTCGGCGCGATCGTCATCACCGGCTCGGACAAGGCATTCGCGGCCGGCGCCGATATCAAGGAAATGCAGTCGCTCGATTTCGTCGACAGCTACCTTGGCGACTTTCTCGGGGGTTGGGAGCATGTCGCCGGGGCCCGCAAGCCGATGATTGCGGCCGTTTCCGGCTTTGCGCTTGGCGGCGGCTGCGAGCTCGCCATGATGTGCGACTTCATCATCGCATCGGAGACGGCGAAATTCGGTCAACCGGAAATCACCCTCGGCGTCATTCCCGGCATGGGCGGGTCGCAGCGCCTGACGCGCGCGGTCGGCAAAGCGAAGGCGATGGACCTGATCCTGACCGGCCGCATGATGGACGCTGCCGAGGCGGAGCGGGCGGGCCTCGTTGCGCGCATCGTCGCACCCGAGAGGCTGATGGAAGAGGCGCTCGCCGCGGCGGAAAAGATCGCCTCGCTCGCGCTTCCGGCGGTGATGATGGCGAAGGAGGCGGTCAACCGCTCGCTGGAAGTGACGCTTGCCGAGGGCCTCCGTTTCGAGCGGCGGCTCTTCCAGGCGCTTTTCGCCACCGAAGACCAGAAGGAAGGGATGGCCGCCTTCGTCGGCAAGCGCAAGGCGGATTTCAAACACAGGTGAATGCGGAAGCGCGGGTTTTCGCAAAATGCGCGTTGACGCAAGGGCGGTTTCCCGCTATACGCCGCCCTCAGTTTGAAACGCCATCTCGCATGGCTTTCCGATACTGCTCCCGAATTGCTTTGGTTGACAGGTCGCAGCGACCCGGCACGGCGAAGGCGGAGTTCATGTCAGTTTTCGAAGAGAGGCATCAATGGCCAATACAACTTCGGCGAAAAAGGCGACTCGCAAGATCGCGCGCCGTACCGCAGTGAACAAGGCTCGTCGTTCGCGCGTCCGCAACTTCGTACGCAAGGTTGAAGAGGCGATCGCTTCCGGCGATCAGGCGCTCGCCGCTGCTGCCCTGCAGGCAGCCCAGCCGGAGCTGATGCGGGCCGCCACCAAGGGCGTGCTGCATGGCAATACCGCATCGCGCAAAGTGTCTCGTCTGGCGCAGCGCGTGAAGGCCCTTTCGGCCTAACCCGGCTAAATAATAAGCAATTGACGAAAAGCCCGGCGCACGCGCCGGGCTTTTCGGATTCATAATTCTGCCATTGTCATAG contains the following coding sequences:
- the ubiE gene encoding bifunctional demethylmenaquinone methyltransferase/2-methoxy-6-polyprenyl-1,4-benzoquinol methylase UbiE — translated: MTDERVSADGGMETSFGFREVGTGEKQPLVNDVFHKVAKRYDIMNDVMSAGLHRVWKNAMIAALNPPRREHYRVLDVAGGTGDVAFRIVEASDRRAHATVLDINGSMLAVGAERARKKGLLANLEFVEANAEDLPFAANSFDAYTIAFGIRNVPRIEVALAEAHRVLKRGGRLLVLEFSDVEMPLLDRFYDAWSFNAIPKFGKLVTGDDAPYQYLVESIRKFPNQRDFAAMIRTAGFGRVSFTNYTGGIAALHSGWKI
- the mutM gene encoding bifunctional DNA-formamidopyrimidine glycosylase/DNA-(apurinic or apyrimidinic site) lyase translates to MPELPEVETVKRGLAPTMEGALLVRAELRRPDLRFPFPDNFATAISGRRILALSRRAKYLMIDLEGGDVIVAHLGMSGSFRIEAGAEPTVPGEFHRPRSKDEKHDHVIFHLEGGSGQTRIIYNDPRRFGFMDLARRDTIAEHAFFRDLGEEPTGNALDAAYLAVRFTGKSQPLKTALLDQRTIAGLGNIYVCEALWRSGLSPNRAAGTLVDKRGRPKQALFALVEAIRAVIADAIAAGGSSLKDHIQADGSLGYFQHAFSVYDREGEACRTLDCGGTVARIVQAGRSTFHCPRCQK
- a CDS encoding enoyl-CoA hydratase, with protein sequence MSYETLLVETRGRVGLITLNRPQALNALNSTLMRELDAALKTFDADKGVGAIVITGSDKAFAAGADIKEMQSLDFVDSYLGDFLGGWEHVAGARKPMIAAVSGFALGGGCELAMMCDFIIASETAKFGQPEITLGVIPGMGGSQRLTRAVGKAKAMDLILTGRMMDAAEAERAGLVARIVAPERLMEEALAAAEKIASLALPAVMMAKEAVNRSLEVTLAEGLRFERRLFQALFATEDQKEGMAAFVGKRKADFKHR
- the rpsT gene encoding 30S ribosomal protein S20, with product MANTTSAKKATRKIARRTAVNKARRSRVRNFVRKVEEAIASGDQALAAAALQAAQPELMRAATKGVLHGNTASRKVSRLAQRVKALSA